In Nocardia yunnanensis, one DNA window encodes the following:
- a CDS encoding transposase family protein, whose product MIAYRAMLDVSRELVCHVSRLLAAQRRARGTRRGARALTPFRQAMFVLAWFRKREDIAVLGAGFGISRSTAYRYHGEAIDVLAAQAPDLHEVLHHAHEQGLTHLNLDGKLFRSDRCGEQTLSVKGESIDAWYSGKAHAPGANLQALTAPDGFPLWISDAEPGSTHDITAARTHVLGALCWAAAHLDLPTLADAGYDGAGIGVHTPVKQPSDGRDLDIDTRTRNALLRGLRCLAERGFALLTGRWRALRHFTTSPEKIGDIVKAALVLTHFEHGRHQ is encoded by the coding sequence GTGATCGCCTATCGTGCCATGCTCGACGTGTCCCGGGAGCTGGTCTGCCATGTTTCGCGGTTGCTGGCCGCCCAACGGCGAGCCCGGGGCACCCGCCGCGGTGCCCGGGCGCTGACACCGTTTCGGCAGGCGATGTTCGTGCTGGCCTGGTTCCGTAAACGCGAGGACATCGCGGTGCTGGGCGCAGGTTTCGGTATCAGCCGCTCGACCGCCTACCGCTATCACGGCGAGGCGATCGACGTGCTCGCCGCCCAAGCCCCCGACCTGCACGAAGTCCTGCACCACGCGCACGAGCAAGGTCTGACCCACCTGAACTTGGACGGCAAGCTGTTTCGCTCCGACCGCTGTGGCGAGCAGACCCTCAGCGTGAAAGGCGAATCGATCGACGCCTGGTATTCGGGCAAGGCCCACGCCCCCGGAGCCAACCTGCAAGCACTCACCGCGCCCGACGGCTTCCCGCTGTGGATCTCCGACGCCGAACCCGGCTCGACCCACGACATCACCGCCGCCCGCACCCACGTGCTCGGCGCATTATGTTGGGCCGCAGCACATCTGGATCTGCCGACCCTCGCCGACGCCGGATACGACGGCGCCGGGATCGGGGTGCACACCCCGGTCAAACAGCCCAGCGACGGCCGCGACCTCGATATCGACACCCGCACCCGGAACGCTCTGCTACGCGGGCTGCGCTGCCTGGCCGAACGCGGCTTCGCCCTGCTCACCGGACGCTGGCGCGCCCTGCGCCACTTCACCACCAGCCCCGAGAAAATCGGCGACATCGTCAAAGCCGCACTCGTCCTCACCCATTTCGAACACGGCCGACACCAATGA